The nucleotide sequence CGTGGGCGCTGAGCCGGTGGAACAGGTCGAGCGACTCCTTCAGCGAGGCGTCCTCGCCGACCCCGGCGTGCAGCGCCTCCTGCGTGGCGCGCATCGAGGTGCGCAGCGAGAGCCGCAGTCTGGCCAGCTCGCCGGTGACTCCGGCCTGGCCGAAGCTCTTGGCCCGCAGTGTGGTGTCCTCGACCGTGCGCCGTGCCTGGTCGATGGTGCGGTCGACGCCTCGCTTGGCGGCCTTGACCGCCTTCACCGTGACGAAGACCCCGAGCGCCACGAACGACAAGAAGAGCAGGGCCATGATCGTGATAATCGCGGCTTCCATGTGCGCCCCTCCGGCGTCCGTCCTGTCCCCACGGATGTGGTTCCTCCACGGTAAACGGAACGGGCAGGCCGGGGGTTCCATCGGAACCCCCAACCTGCCCGTAGGGGAAACCCCTATGCCGGGGTGACCGGGCCGTCAGCCGGCGACGATGTTGACCAGCTTCGGGGCCCGCACGACGACCTTGCGGATCTCCGCGCCGCCGAGCGCCGCGACCACGTGCGGGTCGGCCAGCGCCAGCGCCTCCAGGTCCGCGTCGGTGATGGACGGGGAGACCTCCAGGCGTGCCTTGACCTTGCCCTTGATCTGCACGACGCAGGTCACGGTCTCGTCGACGACGTACGCCGGGTCGGCGACCGGGAAGTCCTGGTGGACGACCGAGTCGGTGTGGCCCAGCTTGCGCCACAGCTCCTCGGAGATGTGCGGGGCCAGCGGGGCGACCAGCAGCACCAGCTGCTCGGCGACCTGCCGGGAGATCGCGCCGCCCGACTTCGTCAGGTGGTTGTTCAGCTCGGTGATCTTGGCGATGGCGGTGTTGAAGCGCATCGCGACCATGTCCTGCGCGACCCCGTCGATGGCCTTGTGCAGGGCACGCAGGGTGTCCTCGTCGGCCGGGGTGTCGACGACGGTGACCTCGCCGGTCGACTCGTCGACGATGTTGCGCCAGAGCCGCTGCAGCAGCCGGTACTGGCCGATCACCGCGCGCGTGTCCCAGGGGCGCGACACGTCCAGCGGACCCATCGCCATCTCGTACAGGCGCAGGGTGTCGGCGCCGTACTCGGAGCAGATCTCGTCCGGCGTCACGGCGTTCTTCAGGGACTTGCCCATCTTGCCGAGGACGCGGCTGACCTTCTCGCCCTCGTACCAGAAGGCGCCGTCCCGCTCCTCGACCTCGGCCGCCGGCACGGCGATGCCGCGCGCGTCCCGGTAGACGAAGGCCTGGATCATGCCCTGGTTGTACAGCTTGTGGAACGGCTCGGCCGACGAGATGTGGCCCAGGTCGAACAGCATCTTGGACCAGAAGCGCGCGTACAGCAGGTGCAGCACGGCGTGCTCGGCGCCGCCGACGTACAGGTCGACACCGCCGGTCGGCATGCCCTCGCGGGGGCCCATCCAGTACTGCTCGACGGCCGGGTCGACCAGCTTCTCGGCGTTGTGCGGGTCCAGGTAGCGCAGCTCGTACCAGCAGGAACCGGCCCAGTTGGGCATGGTGTTGGTCTCGCGGCGGTAGCGGCGCGGACCGGCGCCGTCGCCCAGGTCCAGGGTGACGTTGACCCAGTCCTCGTTGCGGGAGAGCGGGGTCTCCGGCTGGGTGTCCGCGTCGTTCGGGTCGAAGGTGCGCGGCGAGTAGTCCTCGACCTCCGGCAGCTCCAGCGGCAGCATCGACTCGGGCAGCGAGTGGGCGACGCCGTCCTCGTCGTAGACGATCGGGAAGGGCTCGCCCCAGTAGCGCTGGCGGCTGAACAGCCAGTCGCGCAGCCGGAAGTTGACGGTGCCCTCGCCGATGCCGCGGTCGGCCAGCCAGGCGGTGATCTTCGCCTTGGCCTCGACGACGCCCAGGCCGTCGAGCGTGATGTCCTCGTTGGAGGAGTTGACCAGCTCGGCCTCGTACGAGGAGAAGGCCTCGTCCCAGGTCGACGGGTCGGTGCCACGGTCGTCGGCGGGCTGCACGACGCAGCGCATCGGCAGCTCGAAGGCGCGCGCGAAGGCGAAGTCGCGGCTGTCGTGCGCGGGGACGGCCATGATGGCGCCGGTGCCGTAGCCCATCAGGACGTAGTCGGCGATGAAGACGGGGATCTGCTCGCCGCTGACCGGGTTGGTCGCGTAGGCGCCGGTGAAGACGCCGGTCTTCTCCTTGGCGTCGGCCTGCCGCTCGACGTCGGACTTGGAGGCGGCCTGCTTGCGGTAGGCGTCGACGGCCTCGGACGGGGTGGCGTGTCCGCCGGTCCACACGTCGTGGGTGCCCTCGGGCCAGGCCGCCGGGACGATCTTCGCGGCGCCGTCGACCAGGGGGTGCTCCGGGGCCAGCACCATGTAGGTGGCGCCGAACAGGGTGTCCTGGCGGGTGGTGAAGACGGTGATGGCGCCGGTGTCGCCGACCTGGAAGTCGACGCGGGCGCCCTCGGAGCGGCCGATCCAGTTCCGCTGCTGGAGCTTGATGGCCTCGGGCCAGTCCAGCGCGTCCAGATCGTCCAGCAGGCGGTCCGCGTAGGCGGTGATCCGCATGTTCCACTGGCGCAGCTTGGACTTGAAGACGGGGAAGTTGCCGCGCTCGGAACGGCCGTCGGCGGTGACCTCCTCGTTGGCCAGGACCGTGCCCAGGCCGGGGCACCAGTTGACGGGCGCGTCGGAGGCGTACGCCAGGCGGTACTCGCCCAGGACGTCGGAGCGCTCGGCGGGGCTCAGCTCGCTCCACGCGCGCGTGGTGCCGGGGATCTCGCGGGTGCCGTTCTCGAACTGCTCGACCAGCTCGGCGATCGGCCGGGCCTTCTTGGCCTCGTCGTCGTACCAGGAGTTGTAGATCTGCAGGAAGATCCACTGGGTCCACTTGTAGTAGTCCGGGTCGATCGTGGCGAACGACCGGCGCTTGTCGTGGCCCAGGCCCAGCCGGCGCAGCTGGACCTTCATGTTCTCCATGTTGGCCTCGGTGGACACGCGCGGGTGCGTGCCCGTCTGCACGGCGTACTGCTCGGCCGGCAGGCCGAAGGCGTCGAAGCCGAGGGTGTGCAGCACGTTGTGGCCGGTCATGCGCGCGTGGCGGGCGAAGACGTCCGTGGCGATGTAGCCGAGCGGGTGGCCGACGTGCAGGCCCGCACCCGAGGGGTACGGGAACATGTCCATGATGAACTTCTTGGGCCGGGCGGCGACCGCGGGGTCGCCCGCCAGGTCTCCGGCGGGGTTCGGGGCCTCGTAGGTGCCCTCCGCGTCCCAGAAGTCCTGCCAGCGTGCCTCGATGTCGGCGGCCATGGCCGCCGTGTAGCGATGCGGGGCCGCCGTCTCGGCGGCCGTATTGATCTCGGTCATGGTCCTTGAAGCTCCATCGATCGTCTCTGCCCACTGCCACGGACTGCCGTGAAATGAAAAATCCCCTCGCACAGGAGGGGACGCCGCGCCGACTCCGGCGGATGTCTGTCGTCCGCCGGGACTGATCAGCGCGGCTCGGTAAGCAGAAGGCGTACGGCACGCATGGCGTCAGGGTACCGCAGGGCACGGCGTGCCAAGAAGCCGTATACGAAGAAGCGGGCCACCCGATCCGGGTGACCCGCTTCTTTTCTGTGGAGCTAAGGAGAATTGAACTCCTGACCTCCTGCATGCCATGCAGGCGCTCTACCAACTGAGCTATAGCCCCTTGCTTGTTTCCGTCTCCGTTTCGGTTTCCCTCGCGGCGACAGACAGAACATTAACCGGCTCCCCGGCAGATCTCCAAATCGATTCTCGGAGCCCTCCTGACCTGCCGGGTAGGGTCGCCGACTGTGTCCGTCTCCGTGCTCTCCAAAACCCGCGCCCGGCCGTGGCCCCTGGTCACCGCCGCGGCGGTCTGCCTGCTCTCGTTCACGGCCTTCTGGGTGGCGCAACGCCTCGCCCACGTGAACATGCTCGACGTCATGGTCTACCGGGCCGAGGGCGAGACGGTCCGGGCCGGCGGCGACCTGTACGCGATGCGCGCCACCTCGGCGAACCTCGGCATGACGTACCCGCCCTTCGCGGCCCTGCTGTTCGTCCCGCTGACCCTGGTGGGCGTGCCGCTGATGCGGACGCTCACCACCGCGGGGAACCTGCTGCTGGTCGTGGCGCTGGTCCAGCTGTCGCTGCGGCTCGTCCGCCCGTCGCTGTCCCGTGCGGACCTGTGGCGTACGACACTGTGGGTCGCCGCGGTCGTGGTCTGGTGCGAGCCGGTCTGGACGACGCTGCGGTACGGCCAGATCAACCTGCTCATAGCCGTGGCCGTGCTCTGGGACCTCACCCGCCGCCGGGACAGCCGCTGGGCCGGTCTCGGGATCGGCCTGGCGACCGCGGTGAAGCTCACACCGGGGCTCTTCGTGGTCCTGCTGCTCGTCGCGGGTCTGCTGCTGTGGCGCCGCGACCGGACCGGGAACACCTGGCTGCGCACGGCCGCGACCGCGACCGGGGTCTTCCTGGGGACGACGCTGGCGGTGGCGCTCGCGCTGCCGGCGGACTCGAAGCGGTTCTGGACGCAGACGCTGTTCGAGACCGGCCGGGTCGGCTTCGCCGAGGAGACCGCCAACCAGTCGATCCGCGGGGTCCTGGCCCGGCTGATGCACACCGACGACCCGGGCATGTGGTGGGCGGTGACGGCGGCCGTCCTGGGCGGGGCGGCGATGGTCCTCGCGGTACGGGCGGCGGTGCGCGGCGACAAGGCGGTCGCGGTGATCGTCTGCGCGTTCACGGCGCTGATGATCAGCCCGATCTCCTGGTCCCACCACTGGGTCTGGTGCGTGCCGCTGCTGATCCTGCTCGCGGACCGCGCCACGCGCGCGTGGCCGGCGACGGGGGCGGTGGCGCTGGCCTTCGCCTCGTTCGCGCTGTGGTGGGTTCCGCACGACCCGGGGCGGCCCGAACTGGACCAGAACGCGGGTCAGATGGTGCTGTCCGCGATCTATCCGCTGACGGCGACGGCGCTGCTCGTGGGGTACGCGTGGACGCTGCGGCGTGGGGCGGCGGCCAAGGACCGGGCTGAGGCGCAGGATGGGGCCGAGGCGAAGGATCAGGTCGTGGCGCCGGGTCAGGGCGAGGATCACGCCGTGGCGACGGACCGGGCGGCCGTGAAGGCTCAGGCCGTGGCGAAGGAGTAGAAGCGCTTGAGGGTGCAGTGCTCGTCGAGGAGCCGGCCGTAGATCGGCTCCCCTTCGAGCTCGCGGTAGGTCTCGATGGGGTCGCCTTTTATGATCAGCGCCCGCGCGCACTCCTCGCACCAGTACTGGAACCCCGGGTTGACGGGATCCATGTCGCGCACGATGGGCGTGCCGCTGCCGCACCAGTCGCACTTCCGCCTGTGTGCACCCATCAGTCAGCTCCAGCTGTGGCCGCAGGCCGTGCACCCATAGGACACCCCGCCGTTTTCGCCGAGCACTAGGGCCACCCTCCCGTCCGGATCTTCGTCCCCCTCCGGCCGTCCGATTCTGCCATGGCCCCGCAAGAGGGTCAGCGTGCTCGGCGCGGCAGCCCGGCCAGCGCGCCGGCGACCGCGGCGACGGCCAGGCCGAGCATGGTCGTCCGCAGCGCGTCGGCGGAGTTCTGCGCCCCGGGTGCGGTCACCGCGCCGAGGAAGAGCGTGCCGAAGGCGGCGACCCCGATGAGCTGACCGAGCTGGGTGACGGTGGCGAGCAGTCCGCTCGCGTCGGCCGCGTCCTCGGGCCGTACGGTGGCCAGCGCGCCGGTCAGGGCGGGGCTGAAGGCCAGTGAGACGCCCGCTCCGAAGACACCGAGGGCCGGGTAGAGCCCCCAGCCGCCGGTGCCGCCGTCCGCGAGCAGCCCTCCGATGGCGAGGGCGCCCGCGGCGCCGAGGAGGAACCCGCCGGGGATCAGCGCGCGGTGCAGCCGGGCGGGCCAGCGCCGCCAGGTCAGGCCGATGGCGCCGAAGACCACGGCGGCGGGGCCGAAGGTCAGTCCGGCGCGCAGGGCGCTGTGCCCGAGCCCGCCCTGGAGGTGCAGGGTGAGGGTGAACAGGAACCCGGCGTTGACGCCCATCGACACGGTGATCCACAGGATGGCCCGGCCCATGCCGGGGAGCCGCAGCACCCGGGGCGCGATGAGCGGCGCGCCGCCGCGCCGGGCGAGCCGGGACTCGTACGCGCCGAAGAGCGCGAGGAGGACCACGGAGCCGCCCAGCGAGAGCCAGGACCACAGCGGCCAGTCCTGTTCCTGGCCGAGGACCAGGGGGACGGTCAGCAGGGACACGGCGGCGGCGAGGAGCACGAGGCCCGGCAGGTCGAGGGCACGCGCGCGCGTGGGGCCGGTCCGGGCGTCGCGGGGCAGGATCCGCGCGCCGAGGGCGAGCAGGGCGACGCCGATCGGGACGTTGACGAGGAAGACCGGGCGCCAGCCGGTGC is from Streptomyces venezuelae ATCC 10712 and encodes:
- the leuS gene encoding leucine--tRNA ligase, producing the protein MTEINTAAETAAPHRYTAAMAADIEARWQDFWDAEGTYEAPNPAGDLAGDPAVAARPKKFIMDMFPYPSGAGLHVGHPLGYIATDVFARHARMTGHNVLHTLGFDAFGLPAEQYAVQTGTHPRVSTEANMENMKVQLRRLGLGHDKRRSFATIDPDYYKWTQWIFLQIYNSWYDDEAKKARPIAELVEQFENGTREIPGTTRAWSELSPAERSDVLGEYRLAYASDAPVNWCPGLGTVLANEEVTADGRSERGNFPVFKSKLRQWNMRITAYADRLLDDLDALDWPEAIKLQQRNWIGRSEGARVDFQVGDTGAITVFTTRQDTLFGATYMVLAPEHPLVDGAAKIVPAAWPEGTHDVWTGGHATPSEAVDAYRKQAASKSDVERQADAKEKTGVFTGAYATNPVSGEQIPVFIADYVLMGYGTGAIMAVPAHDSRDFAFARAFELPMRCVVQPADDRGTDPSTWDEAFSSYEAELVNSSNEDITLDGLGVVEAKAKITAWLADRGIGEGTVNFRLRDWLFSRQRYWGEPFPIVYDEDGVAHSLPESMLPLELPEVEDYSPRTFDPNDADTQPETPLSRNEDWVNVTLDLGDGAGPRRYRRETNTMPNWAGSCWYELRYLDPHNAEKLVDPAVEQYWMGPREGMPTGGVDLYVGGAEHAVLHLLYARFWSKMLFDLGHISSAEPFHKLYNQGMIQAFVYRDARGIAVPAAEVEERDGAFWYEGEKVSRVLGKMGKSLKNAVTPDEICSEYGADTLRLYEMAMGPLDVSRPWDTRAVIGQYRLLQRLWRNIVDESTGEVTVVDTPADEDTLRALHKAIDGVAQDMVAMRFNTAIAKITELNNHLTKSGGAISRQVAEQLVLLVAPLAPHISEELWRKLGHTDSVVHQDFPVADPAYVVDETVTCVVQIKGKVKARLEVSPSITDADLEALALADPHVVAALGGAEIRKVVVRAPKLVNIVAG
- a CDS encoding glycosyltransferase 87 family protein — encoded protein: MSVSVLSKTRARPWPLVTAAAVCLLSFTAFWVAQRLAHVNMLDVMVYRAEGETVRAGGDLYAMRATSANLGMTYPPFAALLFVPLTLVGVPLMRTLTTAGNLLLVVALVQLSLRLVRPSLSRADLWRTTLWVAAVVVWCEPVWTTLRYGQINLLIAVAVLWDLTRRRDSRWAGLGIGLATAVKLTPGLFVVLLLVAGLLLWRRDRTGNTWLRTAATATGVFLGTTLAVALALPADSKRFWTQTLFETGRVGFAEETANQSIRGVLARLMHTDDPGMWWAVTAAVLGGAAMVLAVRAAVRGDKAVAVIVCAFTALMISPISWSHHWVWCVPLLILLADRATRAWPATGAVALAFASFALWWVPHDPGRPELDQNAGQMVLSAIYPLTATALLVGYAWTLRRGAAAKDRAEAQDGAEAKDQVVAPGQGEDHAVATDRAAVKAQAVAKE
- a CDS encoding MFS transporter, producing the protein MTSTTTRPALSKDGGTDNRPGLLLGVVLAAQFMALLDVFIVNVAAPTIRAELSASGAALQLVVAGYTIAYAVLLITGARLGDLLGHRRMYLAGLALFTAASLACGLAADTGQLIAFRLVQGAGSALMIPQVLSLIQRNFTGEHRVKALSAYSAVLATGAAAGQVVGGVLVSADLFGTGWRPVFLVNVPIGVALLALGARILPRDARTGPTRARALDLPGLVLLAAAVSLLTVPLVLGQEQDWPLWSWLSLGGSVVLLALFGAYESRLARRGGAPLIAPRVLRLPGMGRAILWITVSMGVNAGFLFTLTLHLQGGLGHSALRAGLTFGPAAVVFGAIGLTWRRWPARLHRALIPGGFLLGAAGALAIGGLLADGGTGGWGLYPALGVFGAGVSLAFSPALTGALATVRPEDAADASGLLATVTQLGQLIGVAAFGTLFLGAVTAPGAQNSADALRTTMLGLAVAAVAGALAGLPRRAR